In one window of Temnothorax longispinosus isolate EJ_2023e chromosome 11, Tlon_JGU_v1, whole genome shotgun sequence DNA:
- the LOC139821357 gene encoding serine/threonine-protein kinase 11-interacting protein isoform X1: protein MSMMNHSQDIINTPEITELVRLLRQNGDKILSASSKLSLSTKLLHSLNEAFLLIVSESEDLDSSFHVCNSSKVDIFRDVKFLHDFVQKTIGLKVTHCSSDVKVTIDISKFRHLKYLELKQVDVDVVKGLQSVRGQLESIVCAGRKGVSTIYQLLAACGGDVGVGFVWASLKHLVLPHNALKCLDESLELTPWLQILDLSHNMITNAKEISCLSNLRYVNLGYNKLEQVPTFNKAVLHSLQVLVLKNNYIDNLNGLQGLECLTELDLSFNCLTEHSVLWPVRKMSTLLWLSLEGNPLSYHLKHRILTIKYLHPSLSDSKFVLDHLPLSTSEKTLVADNRIFAISTNHATSLTSSISTHVDTRDVDQDGLDRRTISLPENLEKSVTRTKRRSNVKEARIDEIDQERGEFKKLPDVVASSHLESSKDYLETKKRILDLREKFGEINWLSSHAGTFVQDIMGLPSASHVPESQISKIQTLADINTASSLHDTLIHAMDNGESSDESESREITEYAEDDKEIPQSDMLDTLPKTHAATITEYDPNEEAGDLYIVQKRKNESELENVFLVITREDIKERDALTGKIKVCWSTTSVLSCVLGRSEPPTVDIIFDTTRKDRENRRYFAQPEDAKKIVTTIGEQIEIRPILLKVFKCMKCSTQFSQDPELYVKFSVKSSTGAKQFKCPTCDSSLVIEIETPSNVDTLVVKNQLMENPTRLNLAHSESFSSIGGMEGGAKSVTTSLVHSDSHTQAQVCCSATSLEESRESTPSSTNVPTKKYESDIEILSNPSQSSIEVLDETLKANVTPNRKQSMEEKRATIAPSLITIPDATTPVMTGLTESSSSGSLTDSICTAYENKMVKSTIIDNNKSQSSDGDKENAFAPMTSLTSMLGGLLQSIKVGSKTLKGEEASNFFGSTVQYSYTDFSSVDHRIKLHIILHVFEHENEELVLLLKAEILMHSMQETFPGCLVLSTSKVYVLRIDGPEGEDPQRWLHKEVSWTTDRLRSFVPLPFKQGVLIELQQSGKAGEEHLAITLICFLQDFQRTSNFLFYITDAFLSTDLQLPASCEVEFSIPERYSILMHNILKNTANYQTGDTVRLLAIFSSAILKGQNVTTKLKLSGVILTGVTLVILKDNVRWLIPGSDQVPSVAKEQAMSNLIGIEHCDTWLTLNFLDEIAGLEENWTLEFVSPGAVEAVISSIQPPWEELFSIPLQITTRVTRDTAEKA, encoded by the exons atgtcaatGATGAACCACTCGCAGGACATAATTAATACGCCGGAAATAACGGAGCTAGTGAGACTTCTGCGCCAGAATGGCGACAAGATCTTGAGTGCCTCTAGCAAGCTCTCCCTGTCGACGAAACTGTTGCATAGTCTCAATGAGGCGTTCCTGCTAATTGTATCGGAATCTGAAGATTTGGACTCTTCATTTCACGTGTGTAACAGCTCCAAAGTAGATATATTCCGTGATGTCAAGTTCCTACATGATTTTGTACAGAAGACTATAGGTCTGAAAGTGACGCATTGTTCTTCCGACGTCAAAGTTACTATCGACATCTCCAAGTTTAGACATTTAAAGTATTTGGAGCTAAAACaggtcgacgtcgacgtcgtgAAGGGATTACAGAGCGTCAGAGGTCAGCTGGAAAGTATCGTGTGCGCCGGTAGAAAAGGTGTATctacaatttatcaattactAG cTGCGTGTGGAGGCGATGTTGGAGTCGGTTTCGTATGGGCATCCTTGAAACACTTGGTATTGCCTCACAACGCTCTCAAATGCCTGGATGAATCATTAGAATTGACACCTTGGCTTCAGATATTGGATTTGAGTCATAATATGATAACTAATGCTAAGGAAATATCTTGCTTGTCAAATCTGAGATATGTGAATCTGGGCTACAACAAATTAGAACAAGTACCTACGTTCAATAAGGCAGTGTTGCATTCGTTACAAGTGTTGGTgttgaaaaacaattatattgaCAATTTAAACG GTCTTCAAGGCTTAGAATGTCTGACAGAGTTAGACTTGTCGTTTAACTGTTTAACGGAGCATTCGGTCCTCTGGCCCGTGCGAAAAATGTCTACCCTGTTGTGGTTATCCTTGGAGGGAAATCCTTTATCGTATCATCTAAAACATCGGATACtgactataaaatatttgcatcCAAGTTTATCGGACAGCAAG TTTGTTTTAGATCATCTGCCACTTTCGACGTCGGAGAAAACGCTAGTAGCGGACAATCGGATCTTTGCGATATCCACGAATCACGCCACATCTCTGACCAGCTCGATATCTACGCACGTTGATACACGTGACGTCGACCAAGACGGATTAGATCGTCGAACGATATCGTTACCTGAAAATCTAGAAAAGAGTGTAACGAGGACGAAAAGGAGGTCAAACGTTAAAGAAGCCCGCATTGATGAGATCGATCAGGAGAGAGGAGAATTTAAGAAACTGCCTGACGTGGTGGCATCTTCTCATTTGG AGTCATCAAAGGATTATTTGGAGACGAAAAAGCGTATCTTGGATCTACGAGAAAAATTTGGCGAGATTAATTGGCTGAGCAGTCACGCGGGAACTTTTGTCCAGGATATTATGGGTCTTCCGTCTGCCTCACACGTACCAGAATCACAAATATCCAAGATACAGACTTTGGCTGATATTAATACAGCATCGTCTCTTCACGATACTCTGATTCACGCGATGGATAATGGAGAATCTTCCGATGAATCCGAGTCGCGAGAAATCACGGAATACGCGGAAGACGATAAAGAGATTCCTCAGAGTGATATGTTGGACACGCTTCCCAAGACACACGCTGCTACTATAACCGAATATGATCCTAATGAAG aagcTGGAGATTTGTATATCGTGCAGAAAAGGAAGAACGAGAGTGAGCTGGAGAATGTATTCCTGGTGATAACTCGCGA agatattaaagaaagagaTGCGCTTACGGGAAAAATTAAGGTTTGTTGGTCGACGACGTCCGTATTGTCTTGCGTCTTGGGCAGGAGCGAACCACCTACGGTTGACATTATATTTGACACTACTAGGAAAGATAGGGAGAACCGACGATACTTTGCGCAACCAGAAGATGCAAAG aaaattgtgACAACAATTGGCGAGCAAATCGAGATACGGCCGATATTACTCAAGGTTTTCAAGTGCATGAAATGCTCGACACAATTCTCGCAGGACCCGGAATTATACGTCAAGTTCTCTGTTAAATCGTCAACAG GTGCAAAACAATTCAAATGCCCTACCTGCGACAGCAGCTTGGTCATTGAAATAGAGACTCCATCTAACGTAGATACTCTAGTTGTAAAGAATCAGCTAATGGAGAATCCAACGAGGCTCAACTTGGCACATTCCGAGTCATTCTCCAGTATCG GTGGAATGGAGGGTGGAGCTAAATCCGTCACCACTTCTCTGGTGCACTCCGACTCTCACACCCAAGCTCAAGTCTGCT GTTCAGCGACGAGTTTAGAAGAGTCGAGGGAGTCAACACCGTCTTCTACAAATGTCCCGACGAAGAAATATGAGAGTGACATAGAGATACTCAGTAATCCAAGCCAGAGCAGCATCGAAGTTTTAGATGAAACACTAAA GGCAAATGTTACACCAAATCGAAAACAATCGATGGAGGAAAAGCGTGCCACGATCGCTCCTTCTTTAATAACGATACCAGATGCAACAACGCCAGTCATGACAGGCCTGACAGAAAGTAGTTCTTCGG GTTCATTAACAGACAGCATATGCACGgcatatgaaaataaaatggtCAAATCAACCATCATCGACAACAACAAGTCCCAGAGTAGCGATGGTGATAAAGAAAATGCGTTTGCTCCTATGACAAGCTTGACGTCAATGCTAGGAG gCTTGCTACAGAGCATCAAGGTCGGCAGCAAAACCTTGAAGGGTGAAGAGGCGTCAAACTTTTTTGGCAGTACCGTGCAATATTCGTATACTGATTTTAGCAGCGTAGATCATAGAATTAAACTGCACATTATCCTACATGTATTCGAGCATGAAAACGAAGAACTCGTACTTCTTCTCAAG GCAGAAATTTTGATGCATTCTATGCAAGAGACGTTTCCCGGATGCTTAGTATTGTCTACGTCCAAGGTTTACGTTCTCAGGATCGATGGGCCAGAAGG GGAAGATCCACAGCGTTGGCTACACAAGGAAGTCAGTTGGACGACCGACAGATTAAGATCTTTCGTGCCGCTACCGTTTAAGCAAGGTGTTTTGATCGAGTTACAACAATCTGGTAAAGCCGGTGAGGAGCATCTGGCCATCACCCTGATCTGTTTCCTGCAAGATTTCCAGAGaacgtcaaattttttattttatatcacag ATGCGTTTCTGTCGACAGATTTGCAGTTGCCTGCAAGCTGCGAAGTGGAATTCTCTATTCCAGAGCGTTACAGCATATTGATGCACAATATACTAAAGAATACTGCCAACTATCAGACTGGGGACACCGTACGATTACTGGCAATCTTTTCGTCCGCGATCCTGAAAGGTCAAAACGTCACTACCAAGCTGAAACTGTCCGGCGTGATACTGACGGGTGTGACACTGGTCATACTGAAGGACAACGTTCGATGGCTCATACCAGGCAGCGATCAAGTGCCTTCGGTCGCTAAGGAACAAGCTATGAGCAATTTGATTGGGATA GAACATTGTGACACTTGGTTGACTTTGAATTTCTTGGACGAGATTGCGGGCCTCGAGGAAAACTGGACCTTGGAATTTGTCTCTCCTGGTGCTGTCGAGGCTGTAATAAGTTCTATTCAGCCACCGTGGGAAGAATTATTCTCGATACCTCTGCAAATAACGACACGCGTAACACGGGATACGGCGGAGAAAGCTTGA
- the LOC139821357 gene encoding serine/threonine-protein kinase 11-interacting protein isoform X2: MSMMNHSQDIINTPEITELVRLLRQNGDKILSASSKLSLSTKLLHSLNEAFLLIVSESEDLDSSFHVCNSSKVDIFRDVKFLHDFVQKTIGLKVTHCSSDVKVTIDISKFRHLKYLELKQVDVDVVKGLQSVRGQLESIVCAGRKGVSTIYQLLAACGGDVGVGFVWASLKHLVLPHNALKCLDESLELTPWLQILDLSHNMITNAKEISCLSNLRYVNLGYNKLEQVPTFNKAVLHSLQVLVLKNNYIDNLNGLQGLECLTELDLSFNCLTEHSVLWPVRKMSTLLWLSLEGNPLSYHLKHRILTIKYLHPSLSDSKFVLDHLPLSTSEKTLVADNRIFAISTNHATSLTSSISTHVDTRDVDQDGLDRRTISLPENLEKSVTRTKRRSNVKEARIDEIDQERGEFKKLPDVVASSHLESSKDYLETKKRILDLREKFGEINWLSSHAGTFVQDIMGLPSASHVPESQISKIQTLADINTASSLHDTLIHAMDNGESSDESESREITEYAEDDKEIPQSDMLDTLPKTHAATITEYDPNEEAGDLYIVQKRKNESELENVFLVITREDIKERDALTGKIKVCWSTTSVLSCVLGRSEPPTVDIIFDTTRKDRENRRYFAQPEDAKKIVTTIGEQIEIRPILLKVFKCMKCSTQFSQDPELYVKFSVKSSTGAKQFKCPTCDSSLVIEIETPSNVDTLVVKNQLMENPTRLNLAHSESFSSIGGMEGGAKSVTTSLVHSDSHTQAQVCCSATSLEESRESTPSSTNVPTKKYESDIEILSNPSQSSIEVLDETLKANVTPNRKQSMEEKRATIAPSLITIPDATTPVMTGLTESSSSGSLTDSICTAYENKMVKSTIIDNNKSQSSDGDKENAFAPMTSLTSMLGGLLQSIKVGSKTLKGEEASNFFGSTVQYSYTDFSSVDHRIKLHIILHVFEHENEELVLLLKAEILMHSMQETFPGCLVLSTSKVYVLRIDGPEGEDPQRWLHKEVSWTTDRLRSFVPLPFKQGVLIELQQSGKAGEEHLAITLICFLQDFQRTSNFLFYITDLQLPASCEVEFSIPERYSILMHNILKNTANYQTGDTVRLLAIFSSAILKGQNVTTKLKLSGVILTGVTLVILKDNVRWLIPGSDQVPSVAKEQAMSNLIGIEHCDTWLTLNFLDEIAGLEENWTLEFVSPGAVEAVISSIQPPWEELFSIPLQITTRVTRDTAEKA, from the exons atgtcaatGATGAACCACTCGCAGGACATAATTAATACGCCGGAAATAACGGAGCTAGTGAGACTTCTGCGCCAGAATGGCGACAAGATCTTGAGTGCCTCTAGCAAGCTCTCCCTGTCGACGAAACTGTTGCATAGTCTCAATGAGGCGTTCCTGCTAATTGTATCGGAATCTGAAGATTTGGACTCTTCATTTCACGTGTGTAACAGCTCCAAAGTAGATATATTCCGTGATGTCAAGTTCCTACATGATTTTGTACAGAAGACTATAGGTCTGAAAGTGACGCATTGTTCTTCCGACGTCAAAGTTACTATCGACATCTCCAAGTTTAGACATTTAAAGTATTTGGAGCTAAAACaggtcgacgtcgacgtcgtgAAGGGATTACAGAGCGTCAGAGGTCAGCTGGAAAGTATCGTGTGCGCCGGTAGAAAAGGTGTATctacaatttatcaattactAG cTGCGTGTGGAGGCGATGTTGGAGTCGGTTTCGTATGGGCATCCTTGAAACACTTGGTATTGCCTCACAACGCTCTCAAATGCCTGGATGAATCATTAGAATTGACACCTTGGCTTCAGATATTGGATTTGAGTCATAATATGATAACTAATGCTAAGGAAATATCTTGCTTGTCAAATCTGAGATATGTGAATCTGGGCTACAACAAATTAGAACAAGTACCTACGTTCAATAAGGCAGTGTTGCATTCGTTACAAGTGTTGGTgttgaaaaacaattatattgaCAATTTAAACG GTCTTCAAGGCTTAGAATGTCTGACAGAGTTAGACTTGTCGTTTAACTGTTTAACGGAGCATTCGGTCCTCTGGCCCGTGCGAAAAATGTCTACCCTGTTGTGGTTATCCTTGGAGGGAAATCCTTTATCGTATCATCTAAAACATCGGATACtgactataaaatatttgcatcCAAGTTTATCGGACAGCAAG TTTGTTTTAGATCATCTGCCACTTTCGACGTCGGAGAAAACGCTAGTAGCGGACAATCGGATCTTTGCGATATCCACGAATCACGCCACATCTCTGACCAGCTCGATATCTACGCACGTTGATACACGTGACGTCGACCAAGACGGATTAGATCGTCGAACGATATCGTTACCTGAAAATCTAGAAAAGAGTGTAACGAGGACGAAAAGGAGGTCAAACGTTAAAGAAGCCCGCATTGATGAGATCGATCAGGAGAGAGGAGAATTTAAGAAACTGCCTGACGTGGTGGCATCTTCTCATTTGG AGTCATCAAAGGATTATTTGGAGACGAAAAAGCGTATCTTGGATCTACGAGAAAAATTTGGCGAGATTAATTGGCTGAGCAGTCACGCGGGAACTTTTGTCCAGGATATTATGGGTCTTCCGTCTGCCTCACACGTACCAGAATCACAAATATCCAAGATACAGACTTTGGCTGATATTAATACAGCATCGTCTCTTCACGATACTCTGATTCACGCGATGGATAATGGAGAATCTTCCGATGAATCCGAGTCGCGAGAAATCACGGAATACGCGGAAGACGATAAAGAGATTCCTCAGAGTGATATGTTGGACACGCTTCCCAAGACACACGCTGCTACTATAACCGAATATGATCCTAATGAAG aagcTGGAGATTTGTATATCGTGCAGAAAAGGAAGAACGAGAGTGAGCTGGAGAATGTATTCCTGGTGATAACTCGCGA agatattaaagaaagagaTGCGCTTACGGGAAAAATTAAGGTTTGTTGGTCGACGACGTCCGTATTGTCTTGCGTCTTGGGCAGGAGCGAACCACCTACGGTTGACATTATATTTGACACTACTAGGAAAGATAGGGAGAACCGACGATACTTTGCGCAACCAGAAGATGCAAAG aaaattgtgACAACAATTGGCGAGCAAATCGAGATACGGCCGATATTACTCAAGGTTTTCAAGTGCATGAAATGCTCGACACAATTCTCGCAGGACCCGGAATTATACGTCAAGTTCTCTGTTAAATCGTCAACAG GTGCAAAACAATTCAAATGCCCTACCTGCGACAGCAGCTTGGTCATTGAAATAGAGACTCCATCTAACGTAGATACTCTAGTTGTAAAGAATCAGCTAATGGAGAATCCAACGAGGCTCAACTTGGCACATTCCGAGTCATTCTCCAGTATCG GTGGAATGGAGGGTGGAGCTAAATCCGTCACCACTTCTCTGGTGCACTCCGACTCTCACACCCAAGCTCAAGTCTGCT GTTCAGCGACGAGTTTAGAAGAGTCGAGGGAGTCAACACCGTCTTCTACAAATGTCCCGACGAAGAAATATGAGAGTGACATAGAGATACTCAGTAATCCAAGCCAGAGCAGCATCGAAGTTTTAGATGAAACACTAAA GGCAAATGTTACACCAAATCGAAAACAATCGATGGAGGAAAAGCGTGCCACGATCGCTCCTTCTTTAATAACGATACCAGATGCAACAACGCCAGTCATGACAGGCCTGACAGAAAGTAGTTCTTCGG GTTCATTAACAGACAGCATATGCACGgcatatgaaaataaaatggtCAAATCAACCATCATCGACAACAACAAGTCCCAGAGTAGCGATGGTGATAAAGAAAATGCGTTTGCTCCTATGACAAGCTTGACGTCAATGCTAGGAG gCTTGCTACAGAGCATCAAGGTCGGCAGCAAAACCTTGAAGGGTGAAGAGGCGTCAAACTTTTTTGGCAGTACCGTGCAATATTCGTATACTGATTTTAGCAGCGTAGATCATAGAATTAAACTGCACATTATCCTACATGTATTCGAGCATGAAAACGAAGAACTCGTACTTCTTCTCAAG GCAGAAATTTTGATGCATTCTATGCAAGAGACGTTTCCCGGATGCTTAGTATTGTCTACGTCCAAGGTTTACGTTCTCAGGATCGATGGGCCAGAAGG GGAAGATCCACAGCGTTGGCTACACAAGGAAGTCAGTTGGACGACCGACAGATTAAGATCTTTCGTGCCGCTACCGTTTAAGCAAGGTGTTTTGATCGAGTTACAACAATCTGGTAAAGCCGGTGAGGAGCATCTGGCCATCACCCTGATCTGTTTCCTGCAAGATTTCCAGAGaacgtcaaattttttattttatatcacag ATTTGCAGTTGCCTGCAAGCTGCGAAGTGGAATTCTCTATTCCAGAGCGTTACAGCATATTGATGCACAATATACTAAAGAATACTGCCAACTATCAGACTGGGGACACCGTACGATTACTGGCAATCTTTTCGTCCGCGATCCTGAAAGGTCAAAACGTCACTACCAAGCTGAAACTGTCCGGCGTGATACTGACGGGTGTGACACTGGTCATACTGAAGGACAACGTTCGATGGCTCATACCAGGCAGCGATCAAGTGCCTTCGGTCGCTAAGGAACAAGCTATGAGCAATTTGATTGGGATA GAACATTGTGACACTTGGTTGACTTTGAATTTCTTGGACGAGATTGCGGGCCTCGAGGAAAACTGGACCTTGGAATTTGTCTCTCCTGGTGCTGTCGAGGCTGTAATAAGTTCTATTCAGCCACCGTGGGAAGAATTATTCTCGATACCTCTGCAAATAACGACACGCGTAACACGGGATACGGCGGAGAAAGCTTGA
- the LOC139821357 gene encoding serine/threonine-protein kinase 11-interacting protein isoform X3 has protein sequence MSMMNHSQDIINTPEITELVRLLRQNGDKILSASSKLSLSTKLLHSLNEAFLLIVSESEDLDSSFHVCNSSKVDIFRDVKFLHDFVQKTIGLKVTHCSSDVKVTIDISKFRHLKYLELKQVDVDVVKGLQSVRGQLESIVCAGRKGVSTIYQLLAACGGDVGVGFVWASLKHLVLPHNALKCLDESLELTPWLQILDLSHNMITNAKEISCLSNLRYVNLGYNKLEQVPTFNKAVLHSLQVLVLKNNYIDNLNGLQGLECLTELDLSFNCLTEHSVLWPVRKMSTLLWLSLEGNPLSYHLKHRILTIKYLHPSLSDSKFVLDHLPLSTSEKTLVADNRIFAISTNHATSLTSSISTHVDTRDVDQDGLDRRTISLPENLEKSVTRTKRRSNVKEARIDEIDQERGEFKKLPDVVASSHLESSKDYLETKKRILDLREKFGEINWLSSHAGTFVQDIMGLPSASHVPESQISKIQTLADINTASSLHDTLIHAMDNGESSDESESREITEYAEDDKEIPQSDMLDTLPKTHAATITEYDPNEEAGDLYIVQKRKNESELENVFLVITREDIKERDALTGKIKVCWSTTSVLSCVLGRSEPPTVDIIFDTTRKDRENRRYFAQPEDAKKIVTTIGEQIEIRPILLKVFKCMKCSTQFSQDPELYVKFSVKSSTGAKQFKCPTCDSSLVIEIETPSNVDTLVVKNQLMENPTRLNLAHSESFSSIGSATSLEESRESTPSSTNVPTKKYESDIEILSNPSQSSIEVLDETLKANVTPNRKQSMEEKRATIAPSLITIPDATTPVMTGLTESSSSGSLTDSICTAYENKMVKSTIIDNNKSQSSDGDKENAFAPMTSLTSMLGGLLQSIKVGSKTLKGEEASNFFGSTVQYSYTDFSSVDHRIKLHIILHVFEHENEELVLLLKAEILMHSMQETFPGCLVLSTSKVYVLRIDGPEGEDPQRWLHKEVSWTTDRLRSFVPLPFKQGVLIELQQSGKAGEEHLAITLICFLQDFQRTSNFLFYITDAFLSTDLQLPASCEVEFSIPERYSILMHNILKNTANYQTGDTVRLLAIFSSAILKGQNVTTKLKLSGVILTGVTLVILKDNVRWLIPGSDQVPSVAKEQAMSNLIGIEHCDTWLTLNFLDEIAGLEENWTLEFVSPGAVEAVISSIQPPWEELFSIPLQITTRVTRDTAEKA, from the exons atgtcaatGATGAACCACTCGCAGGACATAATTAATACGCCGGAAATAACGGAGCTAGTGAGACTTCTGCGCCAGAATGGCGACAAGATCTTGAGTGCCTCTAGCAAGCTCTCCCTGTCGACGAAACTGTTGCATAGTCTCAATGAGGCGTTCCTGCTAATTGTATCGGAATCTGAAGATTTGGACTCTTCATTTCACGTGTGTAACAGCTCCAAAGTAGATATATTCCGTGATGTCAAGTTCCTACATGATTTTGTACAGAAGACTATAGGTCTGAAAGTGACGCATTGTTCTTCCGACGTCAAAGTTACTATCGACATCTCCAAGTTTAGACATTTAAAGTATTTGGAGCTAAAACaggtcgacgtcgacgtcgtgAAGGGATTACAGAGCGTCAGAGGTCAGCTGGAAAGTATCGTGTGCGCCGGTAGAAAAGGTGTATctacaatttatcaattactAG cTGCGTGTGGAGGCGATGTTGGAGTCGGTTTCGTATGGGCATCCTTGAAACACTTGGTATTGCCTCACAACGCTCTCAAATGCCTGGATGAATCATTAGAATTGACACCTTGGCTTCAGATATTGGATTTGAGTCATAATATGATAACTAATGCTAAGGAAATATCTTGCTTGTCAAATCTGAGATATGTGAATCTGGGCTACAACAAATTAGAACAAGTACCTACGTTCAATAAGGCAGTGTTGCATTCGTTACAAGTGTTGGTgttgaaaaacaattatattgaCAATTTAAACG GTCTTCAAGGCTTAGAATGTCTGACAGAGTTAGACTTGTCGTTTAACTGTTTAACGGAGCATTCGGTCCTCTGGCCCGTGCGAAAAATGTCTACCCTGTTGTGGTTATCCTTGGAGGGAAATCCTTTATCGTATCATCTAAAACATCGGATACtgactataaaatatttgcatcCAAGTTTATCGGACAGCAAG TTTGTTTTAGATCATCTGCCACTTTCGACGTCGGAGAAAACGCTAGTAGCGGACAATCGGATCTTTGCGATATCCACGAATCACGCCACATCTCTGACCAGCTCGATATCTACGCACGTTGATACACGTGACGTCGACCAAGACGGATTAGATCGTCGAACGATATCGTTACCTGAAAATCTAGAAAAGAGTGTAACGAGGACGAAAAGGAGGTCAAACGTTAAAGAAGCCCGCATTGATGAGATCGATCAGGAGAGAGGAGAATTTAAGAAACTGCCTGACGTGGTGGCATCTTCTCATTTGG AGTCATCAAAGGATTATTTGGAGACGAAAAAGCGTATCTTGGATCTACGAGAAAAATTTGGCGAGATTAATTGGCTGAGCAGTCACGCGGGAACTTTTGTCCAGGATATTATGGGTCTTCCGTCTGCCTCACACGTACCAGAATCACAAATATCCAAGATACAGACTTTGGCTGATATTAATACAGCATCGTCTCTTCACGATACTCTGATTCACGCGATGGATAATGGAGAATCTTCCGATGAATCCGAGTCGCGAGAAATCACGGAATACGCGGAAGACGATAAAGAGATTCCTCAGAGTGATATGTTGGACACGCTTCCCAAGACACACGCTGCTACTATAACCGAATATGATCCTAATGAAG aagcTGGAGATTTGTATATCGTGCAGAAAAGGAAGAACGAGAGTGAGCTGGAGAATGTATTCCTGGTGATAACTCGCGA agatattaaagaaagagaTGCGCTTACGGGAAAAATTAAGGTTTGTTGGTCGACGACGTCCGTATTGTCTTGCGTCTTGGGCAGGAGCGAACCACCTACGGTTGACATTATATTTGACACTACTAGGAAAGATAGGGAGAACCGACGATACTTTGCGCAACCAGAAGATGCAAAG aaaattgtgACAACAATTGGCGAGCAAATCGAGATACGGCCGATATTACTCAAGGTTTTCAAGTGCATGAAATGCTCGACACAATTCTCGCAGGACCCGGAATTATACGTCAAGTTCTCTGTTAAATCGTCAACAG GTGCAAAACAATTCAAATGCCCTACCTGCGACAGCAGCTTGGTCATTGAAATAGAGACTCCATCTAACGTAGATACTCTAGTTGTAAAGAATCAGCTAATGGAGAATCCAACGAGGCTCAACTTGGCACATTCCGAGTCATTCTCCAGTATCG GTTCAGCGACGAGTTTAGAAGAGTCGAGGGAGTCAACACCGTCTTCTACAAATGTCCCGACGAAGAAATATGAGAGTGACATAGAGATACTCAGTAATCCAAGCCAGAGCAGCATCGAAGTTTTAGATGAAACACTAAA GGCAAATGTTACACCAAATCGAAAACAATCGATGGAGGAAAAGCGTGCCACGATCGCTCCTTCTTTAATAACGATACCAGATGCAACAACGCCAGTCATGACAGGCCTGACAGAAAGTAGTTCTTCGG GTTCATTAACAGACAGCATATGCACGgcatatgaaaataaaatggtCAAATCAACCATCATCGACAACAACAAGTCCCAGAGTAGCGATGGTGATAAAGAAAATGCGTTTGCTCCTATGACAAGCTTGACGTCAATGCTAGGAG gCTTGCTACAGAGCATCAAGGTCGGCAGCAAAACCTTGAAGGGTGAAGAGGCGTCAAACTTTTTTGGCAGTACCGTGCAATATTCGTATACTGATTTTAGCAGCGTAGATCATAGAATTAAACTGCACATTATCCTACATGTATTCGAGCATGAAAACGAAGAACTCGTACTTCTTCTCAAG GCAGAAATTTTGATGCATTCTATGCAAGAGACGTTTCCCGGATGCTTAGTATTGTCTACGTCCAAGGTTTACGTTCTCAGGATCGATGGGCCAGAAGG GGAAGATCCACAGCGTTGGCTACACAAGGAAGTCAGTTGGACGACCGACAGATTAAGATCTTTCGTGCCGCTACCGTTTAAGCAAGGTGTTTTGATCGAGTTACAACAATCTGGTAAAGCCGGTGAGGAGCATCTGGCCATCACCCTGATCTGTTTCCTGCAAGATTTCCAGAGaacgtcaaattttttattttatatcacag ATGCGTTTCTGTCGACAGATTTGCAGTTGCCTGCAAGCTGCGAAGTGGAATTCTCTATTCCAGAGCGTTACAGCATATTGATGCACAATATACTAAAGAATACTGCCAACTATCAGACTGGGGACACCGTACGATTACTGGCAATCTTTTCGTCCGCGATCCTGAAAGGTCAAAACGTCACTACCAAGCTGAAACTGTCCGGCGTGATACTGACGGGTGTGACACTGGTCATACTGAAGGACAACGTTCGATGGCTCATACCAGGCAGCGATCAAGTGCCTTCGGTCGCTAAGGAACAAGCTATGAGCAATTTGATTGGGATA GAACATTGTGACACTTGGTTGACTTTGAATTTCTTGGACGAGATTGCGGGCCTCGAGGAAAACTGGACCTTGGAATTTGTCTCTCCTGGTGCTGTCGAGGCTGTAATAAGTTCTATTCAGCCACCGTGGGAAGAATTATTCTCGATACCTCTGCAAATAACGACACGCGTAACACGGGATACGGCGGAGAAAGCTTGA